The Paenibacillus sp. 481 DNA window TATACAATTTTGCATAGATATGATCGGAGTGAAACGGCTTGTTGTATCGCAATATAGGGAAACCGATTTTCTTTAAAATGGATCCAGAACGGGCACACCACCTTGTCATTGGAGGATTGGCAACAGCGGCCAAGCTGCCTGGGATGCAATCTATGCTGAAGGGGATGTATGGGGTATCAGCAGACCCTGCACTGACAATGGATTTGTTCGGGCTCACTTTCAATAGCCCAATCGGGTTAGCAGCCGGATTAGATAAAAATGCGGAAGCGGTGCCAGGCTTTTCTTCTATCGGGTTTGGCTTTATGGAAGTTGGGACCGTAACGCCTAAGGGGCAGCCCGGCAATGAGAAACCACGTATGTTTCGCTTGCCGCCGGATGAGGCGCTTATTAACAGAATGGGCTTTAACAACGAAGGGGCAGACACGATGCTCACGCGGTTGTCAGCGCTAACAAAGCGGCCCATTCCGATATTCGTTAATATTGGTAAAAATAAAGCTACACCGAATGAGCAGGCTCACGAAGACTACTTGTCCTGTATCCGTTCGTTGTACGATGTTGCGGACTTATTCGTCGTTAATATTAGTTCACCGAATACGCCGGATCTGCGTAGCTTGCAGCACGGCGATGATTTGCGTGCCTTGCTAACCGCTGTCGTGGCCGAAATGAAGCATCGTAACGAAGCGAGTGGCAAGCAGAAGGCGGTTCTCGTCAAAATTGCGCCAGACGTAACCGACGAGGAGCTTGCGCATATGACAGCGACG harbors:
- a CDS encoding quinone-dependent dihydroorotate dehydrogenase, translated to MLYRNIGKPIFFKMDPERAHHLVIGGLATAAKLPGMQSMLKGMYGVSADPALTMDLFGLTFNSPIGLAAGLDKNAEAVPGFSSIGFGFMEVGTVTPKGQPGNEKPRMFRLPPDEALINRMGFNNEGADTMLTRLSALTKRPIPIFVNIGKNKATPNEQAHEDYLSCIRSLYDVADLFVVNISSPNTPDLRSLQHGDDLRALLTAVVAEMKHRNEASGKQKAVLVKIAPDVTDEELAHMTATIMASGVSGIIATNTTLSRMGTDHPNRLENGGLSGKPLTERSTEVVRQVYRQTGGRIPIIGSGGVFTPEEAYAKIRAGASLVEIYTGLIYRGPGINRELAAGLKRLLARDGYKHISEAIGADHR